A region from the Ammospiza nelsoni isolate bAmmNel1 chromosome 1, bAmmNel1.pri, whole genome shotgun sequence genome encodes:
- the LOC132081643 gene encoding feather beta keratin-like, with amino-acid sequence MACNSLCSPCGPTPLANSCNEPCALQCQDSRVIINPSPVLVTLPGPIMTSFPQNTAVGSTSSAALGTELNAQGQPISGGFGGFGLGYGLGGLGCYGRRGYGSIC; translated from the coding sequence ATGGCCTGcaacagcctctgcagtccctgtggACCCACCCCGCTGGCCAACAGCTGCAacgagccctgtgccctgcaatgccaggaTTCCCGCGTCATCATCaacccttcccctgtgctggtcaccctgccaggacccatcatgacctccttcccccagaacaCCGCCGTCGGATCCACCTCCTccgctgctctgggcactgagctcaatgcccagggacagcccatctCTGGCGGATTTGGTGGCTTTGGCCTTGGCTACGGCCTGGGAGGCCTGGGCTGCTATGGCAGAAGGGGCTATGGCTCCATCTGCTAA
- the LOC132079575 gene encoding feather beta keratin-like, whose protein sequence is MACNSLCRPCGPTPLANSCNEPCALQCQDSRVIINPSPVLVTLPGPIMTSFPQNTAVGSTSSAALGTELNAQGQPISGGFGGFGLGYGLGGLGCYGRRGYGYIC, encoded by the coding sequence ATGGCCTGCAACAGCCTCTGCCGTCCCTGCGGACCCACCCCGCTGGCCAACAGCTGCAacgagccctgtgccctgcaatgccaggaTTCCCGCGTCATCATCaacccttcccctgtgctggtcaccctgccaggacccatcatgacctccttcccccagaacaCCGCCGTTGGATCCACCTCCTccgctgctctgggcactgagctcaatgcccagggacagcccatctCTGGCGGATTTGGTGGCTTTGGCCTTGGCTACGGCCTGGGAGGCCTGGGCTGCTATGGCAGAAGGGGCTATGGCTACATCTGCTAA
- the LOC132074351 gene encoding feather beta keratin-like, which translates to MACNSLCSPCGPTPLANSCNEPCALQCQDSRVIIDPSPVLVTLPGPIMTSFPQNTAVGSTSSAALGTELNAQGQPISGGFGGFGLGYGLGGLGCYGRRGYGYIC; encoded by the coding sequence ATGGCCTGcaacagcctctgcagtccctgcggACCCACCCCGCTGGCCAACAGCTGCAacgagccctgtgccctgcaatgccaggaTTCCCGCGTCATCATCgacccttcccctgtgctggtcaccctgccaggacccatcatgacctccttcccccagaacaCCGCCGTTGGATCCACCTCCTccgctgctctgggcactgagctcaatgcccagggacagcccatctCTGGCGGATTTGGTGGCTTTGGCCTTGGCTACGGCCTGGGAGGCCTGGGCTGCTATGGCAGAAGGGGCTATGGCTACATCTGCTAA
- the LOC132083855 gene encoding feather beta keratin-like yields the protein MACNSLCSPCGPTPLANSCNKPCALQCQDSRVIINPSPVMVTLPGPIMTSFPQNTAVGSTSSAALGTELNAQGQPISGGFGGFGLGYGLGGLGCYGRRGYGYIC from the coding sequence ATGGCCTGcaacagcctctgcagtccctgtggACCCACCCCGCTGGCCAACAGCTGCAacaagccctgtgccctgcaatgccaggaTTCCCGCGTCATCATCAACCCTTCCCCTGTGATGgtcaccctgccaggacccatcatgacctccttcccccagaacaCCGCCGTCGGATCCACCTCCTccgctgctctgggcactgagctcaatgcccagggacagcccatctCTGGCGGATTTGGTGGCTTTGGCCTTGGCTACGGCCTGGGAGGCCTGGGCTGCTATGGCAGAAGGGGCTATGGCTACATCTGCTAA
- the LOC132079088 gene encoding feather beta keratin-like: MPQGHGTRLSHPSRTSIKASPEPLSLTHSSSSLQLLLLPITTGTLHTTPMACNSLCRPCGPTPLANSCNEPCALQCQDSRVIINPSPVLVTLPGPIMTSFPQNTAVGSTSSAALGTELNAQGQPISGGFGGFGLGYGLGGLGCYGRRGYGYIC, from the exons ATGCCCCAAGGCCATGGGACAAGACTGTCCCACCCCTCCAGAACCAGCATaaaagccagcccagagcctctCTCCCTTACACACTCCTCCTCAAGCCTTCAACTCCTGCTCCTGCCTATAACCA CAGGCACCCTCCACACCACACCCATGGCCTGCAACAGCCTCTGCCGTCCCTGCGGACCCACCCCGCTGGCCAACAGCTGCAatgagccctgtgccctgcaatgccaggaTTCCCGCGTCATCATCaacccttcccctgtgctggtcaccctgccaggacccatcatgacctccttcccccagaacaCCGCCGTCGGATCCACCTCCTccgctgctctgggcactgagctcaatgcccagggacagcccatctCTGGCGGATTTGGTGGCTTTGGCCTTGGCTACGGCCTGGGAGGCCTGGGCTGCTATGGCAGAAGGGGCTATGGCTACATCTGCTAA
- the LOC132074425 gene encoding feather beta keratin-like: MAHQPGPGTLHTTPMACNSLCSPCGPTPLANSCNEPCALQCQDSRVIIDPSPNTAVGSTSSAALGTELNAQGQPISGGFGGFGLGYGLGGLGCYGRRGYGYIC; the protein is encoded by the exons ATGGCTCATCAGCCTGGGCCAG GCACCCTCCACACCACACCCATGGCCTGcaacagcctctgcagtccctgcggACCCACCCCGCTGGCCAACAGCTGCAacgagccctgtgccctgcaatgccaggaTTCCCGCGTCATCATCgacccttcccct aacaCCGCCGTTGGATCCACCTCCTccgctgctctgggcactgagctcaatgcccagggacagcccatctCTGGCGGATTTGGTGGCTTTGGCCTTGGCTACGGCCTGGGAGGCCTGGGCTGCTATGGCAGAAGGGGCTATGGCTACATCTGCTAA
- the LOC132082765 gene encoding feather beta keratin-like: MACNSLCSPCGPTPLANSCNEPCALQCQDSRVIINPSPVLVTLPGPIMTSFPQNTAVGSTSSAALGTELNAQGQPISGGFGGFGLGYGLGGLGCYGRRGYGSIC; this comes from the coding sequence ATGGCCTGcaacagcctctgcagtccctgcggACCCACCCCGCTGGCCAACAGCTGCAacgagccctgtgccctgcaatgccaggaTTCCCGCGTCATCATCaacccttcccctgtgctggtcaccctgccaggacccatcatgacctccttcccccagaacaCCGCCGTCGGATCCACCTCCTccgctgctctgggcactgagctcaatgcccagggacagcccatctCTGGCGGATTTGGTGGCTTTGGCCTTGGCTACGGCCTGGGAGGCCTGGGCTGCTATGGCAGAAGGGGCTATGGCTCCATCTGCTAA